The following are from one region of the Nicotiana tabacum cultivar K326 chromosome 3, ASM71507v2, whole genome shotgun sequence genome:
- the LOC107784401 gene encoding uncharacterized protein LOC107784401, whose translation MTRQVDMLKFADTWISDISPMARLLLEDNKDLARKCTVLWNADVGFEIGEGLHKHVVNLTDKVCTCRAWQLRGIPCQHVVLAYYHINEEPEQAVEHWYKRDTFLKAYKYFIQPMTNMKMWPETNNPKIEPPKPKLMPGRPQRNRRKGKDEPKKKYGKLPSVE comes from the coding sequence ATGACTAGGCAAGTGGATATGTTGAAATTTGCTGATACTTGGATATCTGATATATCACCTATGGCAAGGCTATTGTTAGAGGATAACAAAGACCTTGCTAGAAAATGTACTGTCCTTTGGAATGCTGATGTTGGATTTGAGATTGGAGAAGGGCTGCATAAGCATGTAGTTAATCTGACTGATAAGGTTTGCACTTGTAGAGCTTGGCAGTTGAGGGGTATTCCATGTCAACATGTTGTTCTTGCATACTATCACATAAACGAAGAACCTGAACAGGCAGTAGAGCATTGGTATAAGAGGGATACCTTCTTAAAAGCATACAAGTATTTCATCCAGCCTATGACAAATATGAAGATGTGGCCTGAAACCAACAATCCTAAGATAGAGCCTCCCAAACCTAAACTCATGCCTGGTAGACCTCAGAGGAACAGAAGAAAAGGCAAAGATGAACCAAAAAAGAAATATGGAAAGTTGCCAAGTGTGGAGTGA